In Mytilus edulis chromosome 3, xbMytEdul2.2, whole genome shotgun sequence, the genomic window tataggtcgccgtacggccttcaacaatgagcaaagcccataccgtatagtcagctagaAAAGGCCCCGAGatgaaaaagtaaaacaattcaaacgagaaaactaacggccttatttatatataaaaaaaatgaagtatttattttttatgtggtCTTTTGTGTACTcttgtttgtctgtcttttttttttcttttttttagccatgacatgggcagtttattttctatttataagtttgactgtccctctgctaTCTTTCCTCCTTCTTTCCATGTACAACAACAGCATTATACCTTTAAATAATAAGTATGATCCTATACTAATAAGAGCATTGCAAATCCTAGCTCTTACGCAGTGAAACCCCAATTCTAACTCAAACACATACCTGCTACAAAATCACCAAAGCCAATGGTAAACAAAGTAATAAAACAATAGTATAAAGATTCCCAATATGTCCAGTCTTCTATCTGATGGAAGACCAGTGCCGGTAAAAAGGTTAACAGTCCAACTACAAATACATTGAGCACTATATGTTTTATCAAACTTTCTGTTTTCGCATATTTTGTACATTTCCTATTCTGTACAGAATAAACTATGAATTTCAGTTTTTCTCCAAGACCGAGTAACATTATTCCTGTAAGAGGGATCCCCAACAATGCGTAAAATATACAGAAAGTTCTTCCTCTTCCTGTGACGGGCGACTGGTTCCCATAtcctgtaaaatacaagaaattatataaatacatcTGATATtgtaaaaagcaaaatcacaaaaaatactaactccgaggaaaattcaaaatggaaagtccctaatgatcaaatggcaaaatcaaaagctcaaacacatcaaacgaatggataataattgaaatattcctgacttggtacagacattttcttgtgtagatAATGGTGAATTAAACCCGGTTTtgtagctagataaacctctcacttgtatgacagttgcatagaATTCCATTGTTTTGATAATACTGTCCTATATTGCCCATTCTCTTATTCAATTCTACTGGGtgtttttattgaaaactttttgacatgttttatAGTATTATTCAATTACAACTACTTGTACTAAACTGTTTATGTAGCTTGCCGGATAAGGGCCCATACCTGGATTTACATTTATACTTTATTTCTAAATTGTTCTCTTTAAAATATTGCTTCACTTCAATTTCGTGTTGCTTTTGACTGTGTTCGTTATTTTTCTAATTGTGCATTTAGAATAATGCAAAAAATGTCCCGGTAAACAATAACTGATTCTGAGGAAAGGTTTAATTTCCTTTGCAATAAATACCTATAGTTGTTGTAACGGTCATGGCGAAAAACCAAGAACTGGGATAATCCCACTGCGTTGCACTTTTTGTCTCGTTTGTCGTGAAAACTCCATTCTGATACGCTGATAGCACTTTATGGAGAAATGTCTGTAACTCCTTGTTACTCAAACAGGTGTTATGATTagctgaaaaaaacaaacaaacatattatGTGACTTACAACTAGATGAAATGAATTGTTTGGTTATTCATGTCAACTCTACAATGAAAgagataggaagatgtggtataggagtgccaatgagataactctccatttaagtcgcaatttgtaaaagtaaaccattactgTTCAAAGCACGgccttcaacgcggagccttggctcacacagaagagcaagctgtaaagggccctGAAAATGTATAGTGTTAAATTATTCCAACAGGAAAACTAACTGTCtggtctatataaaaaaaaacaagaaacgagaaacacttatgaaccacaagATGACTAGCTATCTGAAACCGACGTATCGACGTGCATCATACGTGGCTTTAATATAATAAATTGTTGGCTCTTTTGtgtcaatttttaattaaatttaagtCTCATCTCTCGTCTCTAATTAATGATACACTAAATCACAGTAAATGTAGGCatgaccgtttgttttcccgtttgaatgatttaacagtagtataatatttatttactttttttataaggctctttatagcttgctgttcggtgtgacccaaggctccgtgttgaaggccatatctTAACCTGTTATGGTTTACTTTTGtgaattgtgacttagatggagagttgtctcattggtactcatatataccacatcttcctatacctattaaTGATAAGCATGACTTAATCCGACATCCTTTAACGACTAATCATTTTTCATTTCACttttataaatcaataaataacATATCCTTAATCATGACGGAAAGATAATTATTTTCGATGTCTAGAAAAACAAGCTATTAGGCTTGACATGTAAATATAACGAGCCAAACAATTATTATTAATGATTCTCATTAcgtatatatagttatcaaaggtaccaggcttgaaataaactgacaacgccatgtcttaaaaaagaaaaagacaaacagaaaaatgatagtacacaagacacaacatagaaaactaaagactaagcaacacttaCCAAGAAATGTATTGACTGTGGAAAGTATGTCTGATGATGTCGTCTTTTCGTTTTCTGATTCTAATGTCATAAAGATAGCAGCTCCAATACACACATACATCAGATTGacgacaaacaacaaacaaactgTACTTTTTTCCATTTCTTACCTAcgttatatacatatttattgaaaaaaaacatacaactcAGTAATAAGTATCTATTATATGTCAATCAATAATCTACATCCACGTTTTATCGATAAATAACTAATAAGGAGAATCAGATGCAATATATTGATAGGTAAAATACAATGTTTTTATTAAACCAATAGAAGGCAAATTAAGGGCAAGATTACAAGCATACTCAGTTCACTAATTAGTGAACATAGAAGTGTATCAATTAGTGAGCAGTAAATATTTTGAGACagattgtttttctttaatttttgtcatttcattaTTTCCTCAACAAAAGTTGTGATTTTAACTTcggttatctccctttgaacatTTGTTAACTGCAAATTTTGTAGTTGGTCATGTAGCATTACTTTGTCCCGATATACAAACAGCTGGatgtgtttcttattttttaagatttaatacAATGGTTTAAACATTTACTATAAGATTGGAGACTTAGACATATATCTATTTTGTGGTAGAGAAATGCAACAGGTGAAATTAACATAGATATATTTGCATTATCATTTCCAATCACTGCATATTACCCTATGCATAGAGCAGTACAATCATAGTAAACATCAGATTGAGATAAAGGATAAAAAAGCTTCATAAATAAACTAGAAAAGtgaattttatatttgaatatttacagagagaagcagaaaaaaaaacaagacaacaATTGGAATCTGGATGATTCGTTCAAACTCCGATTTGTACCAAACATACGGATAGATATATATTGACAATTAAATCAATTATTTAGGTAAGTATTTCATGACAAattgaatatgaataaaatatcaGTGTTATTTTCAAAGTAATCGTTATCATTATAACTGCTTATTGTATCTCAATACTATGTGATATAACTTACTGTACTAAACACTGCCAAGGGTCGTTGCCTTTAGTATTTTAAATCTACAAATGCCTTCTGTATAAAAACCAACTGAAAGCTACTTGCTTGTGTTTGGGACtataactttaataaaaaatgtatatgcatGTATATGATGGTCTTCATAAACTATGCGCGTTCTCCCGTTAACCAAAATAATTGTtaataatatatagatatttttttaaaaaaaaacacacacatttTAAACATATGTATAGAAACAGCATTCGCTATAACATATGAAAAATAATGAGATATATGGTGTAAGATTGTcaaagagaaaactatccacatATGACTGTAGGATGAAATTGTAATCAAATACAGGTCAACGTTCGACTTCAACAATGGGCATACCCAATACCTAAAGGACATTACTACGAAAGAAATACAAATTAGTGTATCTTACCTTTATAATAACGTCTTTAATGATCTTAGTTTGTCCGCGGATCTTTTAAATGGTCTTGTGTCAGGTCACACCCGTTTCCGTTTATAATATACCTATGCAAATATTTACAATTCTATATTCAACTCCTTCAAGTTTAACCGAGCATATACATATTTccttttaaatatcttttttttctcgttATAAAGAATAGCCGTATAATGAGAATACGTTGTAGTTCTACATACTGAACCATGGGCAACTAAGATTAGTGACTTCAATGCAgagtcaaatatttaaaatatttaaaataaatgccCACTCTTTCTTCGTTTCCTTAAACCAGGAGTACTCTTCAAACCCAAGCAAATCTTGTAAGTTTTACTTTTTTACACTACTCTTCCCTAGCTGCCAAACATATCAGCCATGCAGAGTCGATAAAACACTATTCCTTCCTATCCCCAACAGCTTCCTTAGCTGCCAAACATATTAGCCATGCAGAGTCGATAAAACTATATTCCTTCCTATCCCCAGCAGCTTCCCTAGCTGCCAAACATATTAGCCATGCAGAGTCGATAAAACTATATTCCTTCCTATCCCAAACAGCCAAACAACATAAGAAATGCCGTTCGGACTTATTACAATCAGCCAAACAACATAAGAAATGCCGTTCCAACTTATTACAAGCAGCCAAACAACTTAGCTATAAAAGTCAATATGAATTCCTTTCATCCAAAAAGCGTAAAAATGAAGAGTTTATTCGaataacaattaatttattttccaaataagACAATGCTCAGTGgtttttgtttatgaatttcaaaagtattagtatttttttacatataggTTAGagagttggttttcctgtttgatacgttttacactagtgatttttgggaccctttatacaATGTAGTTTGCTGTCcagtgtgagtcaaggctccgtgttgaagatttcaacacggagcattgactCCAAGACCGTACTtaggcctataatggtttacttttacaaattgtgacttgggtgtagagttgtctcattgacactcatacaacatcttctaaGTATATATCTAAACACACCACAttgaaatacaatttgaaataaaacttttgaaatgCAACATGTCatactaatattgatattaaacTACAAaactactgtcccaggttaggttaAGGGAGGGTTGGCTCCTTCTAACACGTTTTATTCTATCACATTCTAGGACCATGTAGTTCATTtcttgtcgttggttcatgtctatcatatttttttttcgtaaattgttttgttatcacTTAGGACGTTAGTTTCTCGCTtgtattgtttaaaattgttcgcaggggcggatccaggattttggaaatgGGGGGCGAAGTATGGAAACTTTGCagagcgtagcgaggcgaaatttttttggacctttttttttttggttgaaaaacataaaataagtgtaaacgATGCACTTTTGTTTATGGTTCCTGACGTGgggcatatatattttatagttaaattGTAAGTGTTTGACATTTTGATACCGTATTCTCCCCATTAAATGTCGATCATTAAATGATTGGATGGATCCAAACCAATATATTTTCCATCCAAAGcaatatatttgatgtgggacttgtaAGTAAAAAAtggacatggaaaattctcgtcTGTCGTATTTTTTTAGTTAGCGtaacctcacagatttcttgttgtaaataagatatacgccgggctattatatgaaatttacaatacgaccgacacgagttaagaaagacaaacaacaatttttatccaaatgtatGGTTGAAATGTTTCACCCAACAGGGAAAGTGACGGGTTCCAAACCAACCAAAAGCTACGAATTAGTCTGAAATGGCAACGAATTTATGTATGACGATCGACAAATGGAGTCATAAAGGCCAAACCTAGCAGGCTgcggtaggcacttaaagttaaccatcgagggacgttaactaccgagggtagtaatgaatattcatctttaccggatgattgacagcgatgaaaataaaaacatgagagtgattaccgtgtgtcaacgtcatatcaaattaattcaatttaattgttagaaatactgttttctgctgaaaattaaaaaataaataaaattgaatggaatggaatggaattgagctatgtacaatacagtaaatattagcaattagaattagacggtagacaagcatattttgcctattgattcttttttgcatgcctatttggttatattataatgcactaattgttttgatactgtttaatgtttaaataagacccatatgtgaaccatttatgcacttttaatataaagatcagattcacaggatcatacagttcgagct contains:
- the LOC139515856 gene encoding potassium channel subfamily K member 10-like, which codes for MEKSTVCLLFVVNLMYVCIGAAIFMTLESENEKTTSSDILSTVNTFLANHNTCLSNKELQTFLHKVLSAYQNGVFTTNETKSATQWDYPSSWFFAMTVTTTIGYGNQSPVTGRGRTFCIFYALLGIPLTGIMLLGLGEKLKFIVYSVQNRKCTKYAKTESLIKHIVLNVFVVGLLTFLPALVFHQIEDWTYWESLYYCFITLFTIGFGDFVAASNAEQNYKALYKVLVNIWIYIGLAWFTTIISYISDRYTESIEKREEKYKISNDLPIAEKSLNAGIK